One Kineococcus radiotolerans SRS30216 = ATCC BAA-149 DNA window includes the following coding sequences:
- a CDS encoding ABC transporter substrate-binding protein, which produces MSPEMQDPTPENAQHPSRRAFSLAAVATAGLATLTACAQSERDDSGDEGTEGGGSTRDTFVFGGASDPDSLDPFFASDGETFRISRQIFEGLVSTKPGTTDLAPALASDWTTSEDGLSYTFTLQEGVTFSNGKPFDAAAVVANFERWYNLTGIAQGEDLAYYYRSIFRGFKTNEDAALTTSLYAGSTANADGTVTVNLTSPFAGFLAALTLPALSMQETSAVEAGGGNGADGSDPRQSAYATSGPVGTGPYVFDSWERGQQVTLKRNEEYWGEKAKTPTAIVRFIGDGTARKTALQNGDIDGYDLVAPADVATLESGGFQIQNRPAFNILYLGINQAFPPLQDLKVRQAIAHAIDKDAVVKNALPEGTEVATQFMPSNVIGWNEGVTTYEFSIDKAKQLLTEAGQANLTIPFNYPTGVSRPYMPNPETIFKAIQSQLTAAGITTTPVAEQWTPNYLDTVQGGANHGLHLLGWTGDYNDPDNFIGVFFGAQTNEWGFNDPGLFEALAAARTVTSEEEQESAYQDINEQIMTLLPGIPIASPVPSLAFAAGVEGYTASPVQDEVWNTVTVSDS; this is translated from the coding sequence ATGTCGCCCGAGATGCAGGACCCGACGCCCGAGAACGCGCAGCACCCGTCGCGCCGAGCCTTCAGCCTCGCCGCCGTGGCGACGGCCGGGCTGGCCACCCTCACCGCCTGCGCGCAGAGCGAGCGCGACGACTCCGGGGACGAGGGGACCGAGGGGGGCGGCAGCACCCGCGACACGTTCGTCTTCGGCGGGGCCTCCGACCCCGACTCCCTGGACCCGTTCTTCGCCTCCGACGGCGAGACCTTCCGGATCAGCCGGCAGATCTTCGAGGGGCTGGTCTCCACCAAGCCCGGCACCACCGACCTCGCCCCGGCGCTGGCCAGCGACTGGACCACCTCCGAGGACGGCCTCAGCTACACGTTCACCCTGCAGGAGGGGGTGACGTTCTCCAACGGCAAGCCCTTCGACGCCGCGGCCGTCGTCGCGAACTTCGAGCGCTGGTACAACCTCACCGGCATCGCCCAGGGCGAGGACCTTGCGTACTACTACCGCTCCATCTTCCGCGGCTTCAAGACCAACGAGGACGCCGCCCTCACCACCTCGCTGTACGCCGGGTCCACCGCGAACGCCGACGGCACCGTCACCGTCAACCTGACCTCGCCGTTCGCGGGCTTCCTGGCCGCGCTGACCCTGCCGGCCCTCTCGATGCAGGAGACGTCCGCGGTCGAGGCCGGCGGCGGCAACGGCGCCGACGGCAGCGACCCCCGGCAGAGCGCTTACGCCACCTCCGGGCCCGTCGGCACCGGGCCGTACGTCTTCGACTCCTGGGAGCGCGGCCAGCAGGTCACCCTCAAGCGCAACGAGGAGTACTGGGGCGAGAAGGCCAAGACCCCCACCGCCATCGTCCGCTTCATCGGCGACGGCACCGCGCGCAAGACCGCCCTGCAGAACGGCGACATCGACGGCTACGACCTCGTGGCGCCCGCCGACGTGGCGACCCTGGAGTCGGGCGGGTTCCAGATCCAGAACCGGCCCGCCTTCAACATCCTCTACCTCGGCATCAACCAGGCGTTCCCGCCGCTGCAGGACCTCAAGGTCCGCCAGGCCATCGCCCACGCCATCGACAAGGACGCGGTCGTCAAGAACGCGCTGCCCGAGGGCACCGAGGTCGCGACCCAGTTCATGCCGAGCAACGTCATCGGCTGGAACGAGGGGGTCACCACCTACGAGTTCTCCATCGACAAGGCCAAGCAGCTGCTCACCGAGGCCGGCCAGGCGAACCTCACCATCCCGTTCAACTACCCGACCGGCGTCTCGCGGCCCTACATGCCGAACCCGGAGACCATCTTCAAGGCCATCCAGTCGCAGCTGACCGCGGCCGGGATCACCACGACCCCGGTGGCCGAGCAGTGGACGCCGAACTACCTCGACACCGTCCAGGGCGGGGCCAACCACGGCCTGCACCTGCTCGGGTGGACCGGCGACTACAACGACCCGGACAACTTCATCGGCGTGTTCTTCGGCGCGCAGACCAACGAGTGGGGCTTCAACGACCCCGGGTTGTTCGAGGCGCTGGCCGCGGCCCGCACCGTCACCAGCGAGGAGGAGCAGGAGAGCGCCTACCAGGACATCAACGAGCAGATCATGACCCTGCTGCCGGGCATCCCGATC
- the pyrF gene encoding orotidine-5'-phosphate decarboxylase: MTAGRPAGRFGARLAEAVTAHGPLCAGIDPHAPLLAAWGLTDDAAGVERFGRTVVAALAGHVACVKPQAAFFERHGSRGVAALERVLADAREAGLLTIVDAKRGDIGSTMDGYAEAFAGDSPLAGDAVTVSPYLGFGSLRPVLDLAAATGRGVFVLALTSNPEGAGVQHATGPDGRAVARVVAESAAAENAGAEPFGDVGLVVGATVGSAVRDLGIDLDAVNGPLLAPGVGAQGATAEDLRQVFGDARRLVLAASSREVLRAGPEPVALRDAARRSADAVRAALSA; this comes from the coding sequence GTGACGGCGGGGCGGCCGGCGGGGCGCTTCGGGGCCCGGCTGGCGGAAGCGGTGACCGCGCACGGACCGCTGTGCGCGGGGATCGACCCGCACGCCCCCCTGCTGGCCGCCTGGGGCCTGACCGACGACGCCGCCGGCGTCGAGCGGTTCGGCCGCACCGTCGTGGCCGCGCTGGCCGGGCACGTCGCCTGCGTGAAGCCGCAGGCGGCGTTCTTCGAGCGGCACGGCTCGCGCGGGGTCGCCGCGCTGGAGCGGGTCCTGGCCGACGCCCGCGAGGCGGGGCTGCTGACGATCGTCGACGCCAAGCGCGGCGACATCGGCTCCACCATGGACGGCTACGCCGAGGCCTTCGCGGGCGACTCGCCCCTGGCCGGGGACGCCGTCACCGTCTCGCCCTACCTGGGCTTCGGGTCCCTGCGCCCGGTGCTCGACCTCGCCGCGGCCACCGGACGGGGCGTCTTCGTCCTCGCCCTGACCTCCAACCCCGAGGGCGCGGGCGTCCAGCACGCCACCGGGCCCGACGGCCGCGCGGTGGCCCGGGTCGTGGCGGAGTCGGCGGCCGCGGAGAACGCCGGGGCCGAGCCGTTCGGCGACGTCGGCCTCGTCGTCGGCGCCACCGTCGGCTCCGCCGTGCGGGACCTGGGCATCGACCTCGACGCCGTGAACGGGCCGCTGCTGGCCCCCGGCGTCGGCGCCCAGGGGGCCACCGCGGAGGACCTGCGGCAGGTGTTCGGCGACGCCCGGCGGCTGGTGCTGGCCGCCAGCTCCCGGGAGGTCCTGCGGGCCGGCCCCGAGCCCGTCGCCCTGCGCGACGCCGCGCGCCGCTCGGCGGACGCGGTGCGCGCAGCGCTGTCCGCCTGA